GGCCGCGGCGAGGTCGCGCTCCCGCAGCGCGTCCAGCAGCCAGAAGGTGTCGGCTGCGGTGCCGCCCGCCGCCGGCTCCTCGCGGGGCTCGTCGCCGCCCAGCCGGGCCTCCAGCCGCCGGACCCGCTCCTCCAGGTCGGCCAGGGCTTGATCCCTCGCGTCCACCGGCGCTCCTGCCGCTCTTCCGTGATGACGTCGAGACGTTAGCAGGGGCGGGCGCGGCGGCCCTGGACGCACGGAGGGCCGGCGCCCTGCGGCGCCGGCCCTCCGGTCAGGTCTCCCGCGTGCGCGGGGTCGTGCTAGCGGCTCACTTCTGGAAGCCGATGTTCTCCCACTGCGGGCTGCTCAGGCCGAACGCGCCGTAGTTGGCGAGCTTGGCCTTGGTCGCGATCAGCTCGGGCCGCTGGTAGAGCGGGACGATGCCCACGCTGGTCCACAGCTGCTCGGCGACCTGGTTGGCCAGGTCGATCCGGGCGGCGGGGTCGGTCTCCTTGCTGATCTCGGTGATGAGCTTGTCCGTCTCCGGCAGCGAGACCTGCTGGTAGTTGCTCTCCGAGCCCGTGCCGTACAGCTGGTTGATGTTGGCGAACGGGAACGGGGTGCCGATCCAGGTGAAGGCGATCAGCTCGAAGGAGTGGCTGGACAGCGTCGTGTTGAACTCGTCGGCGGGGACGTTGACGATGTCGACCTTGACGCCGATCTCCTTGAGCTGGTTCTGCGTCTGCAGCGCCTCGTTCTGCGACGCCGGGACGCCGTCGAGGGCGGAGAACTTGACGGTGAGCTTCTTGCCGTCCTTCTCGCGGATGCCGTCGGAACCGGCGACCCAGCCCAGGCCCTCCAGGTCGGACTTGGCCTGCTCGACGTTGTAGTCGATGCCGGTCTTCTGGCCCAGGTCCACGTAGCCCTGCTGGTTCGACAGGATGATGCCGTTGTTCAGCTGGGTGACCGGCCAGTCGATGCCGGCCAGGTCGGACGCGCCGATGGCGGCCCGGTCGAGGCCCTTGACCAGCGCCTGGCGGACCTTCTCGTCCTTCAGCACGCCGGCCTTGGAGTTGAAGGTGATGTGGCGCCAGTTCGGGCCGGCGGCCTTGCGCACGGCGCCGTCCGCGACACCGGAGGCCAGCTGGAAGCCGTTCGGGTCGGGGCCGATGTCGAAGGCGTCGATCTCGCCGTTGACGAAGGCGTTCGGGGTGGCGTCCGTGGCGACGGTGCGCCAGGTGATCTTGTCGAGGAGCGGCTTGTCGCCCCACCACTTGTCGTTCGGGACGACGCTCACCGTCTTCTGGGTCTTGTCCTCGGCGTCGACCTTGTAGGGCCCGGCGAGCCAGTCGTTGTCGAGCTCGGTCCAGCCGTCGTTGAAGGTCTTCGCGTCCTTGACGCTCTCCGCCTTCAGCGTCAGCGAGAGGGGCGAGGCCCAGTCCGGGTAGGCCTGGCTGAAGGTCACGGTCACGTCGAACTTGTCGGCGCCGGAGGTGACGCTCGCGATCTTGTCGAAGCCGTCGGTGGAGGCGCAGCGGAAGGACTTGTCCTTGCCGTTGCACGCCTCCCAGGTGGCCTTGATGTCGTCGACGTCGATGGCCGAGCCGTCGCCCCAGACCGCCTTCGGGTTCAGCTTCAGGTTGATCGTCGTCGGGTCGTCGGACACGACGTCGGCCGAGGTGACGAACGGCGCGTTCGGGGTGTAGGCGCCCTTCGCGTCGAAGTTGAAGAAGTTCGGCAAGAACGTGTTCCGGATGCCGGTGAGCTCGTTGTTGTTGCCGTCGATCTGGAGTGGGTTCCAGTTCGTGCCGAGGTCGCTGACGGCCAGCCGGAGCTCACCGCCCTGGGCGAGGTTCGCCCGGTCCTGGACGTTGATGTCCTGGGCCGTGACGGGGGCGATGCTCGGCTGGTCCGAGCTGTCGGTCGCCGGGTCGTTCGACGAACCGGAGCCGCAGGCGGCCAGGGCGAAAGCCCCCAGCAGCAACGGCCCCGCAAAGATCTTGCGTGACTTCACTGTTCCTCCATGAGATCTGGCGGTCGGCTCGTGGTCGACCGCGCATCAACACTCTACGAGCGGGGGCACGATGCCCGCGTTCCCACGCCCGGCGGTGCGTCAACTGTGCCTTCTGCGTGCAACAGGGGTGTTACCGGGCGCCTCCGTCTGGTGCGGCCGGCGCGGTCACGGGCTGGACCACGCGGACCTCCTCGTTGTAGTGGCAGGCGGAGGTGTGGTCGGGCCGACCGATCTGGTACAGCTCCGGGACGACCTCGACGCAGCGGCTCCGCTCGGTCTCGCCCAGGGTCGCGAACCGCTGGCAGCGGGTCCGGAACCGGCAGCCGCTGGGCGGGTTGGCCGGGCTCGGCAGGTCGCCGGTGAGGATGATCCGCCGCCGGCTGCGCTCGGCGTGCGGGTCGGGGATCGGGATCGCCGACAGCAGGGCCTGGGTGTAGGGGTGGGTCGGGTGGTCGTAGACGTCGTCGACCTCGCCGATCTCGACGATCTTGCCGAGGTACATGACGGCGACCCGGTCGGCGATGTGCCGGATCACCGCCAGGTCGTGGGCGACGAACAGGTACGAGAGCGACAGCTTGGCCTTGAGCTCGTCCAGCAGGTTGATCACGCCGGCCTGGATGGAGACGTCGAGCGCTGACACCGGCTCGTCCAGGACGATCAGCTTGGGCTCCAGGGCGAGGGCCCGCGCGATCCCGATGCGCTGCCGCTGACCGCCGGAGAACTGGCCCGGGTAGCGGTTCGCGTGGGACGGCTCGAGCCCGACGAGGCCGAGCAGCTCGCGCACCCGTCGCTCGATCTCGGCCTTGCCGACGCCGAACACCCCCATCGGCTCGGCGATCAGGTCGAAGACCGGCATCCGCGGGTCCAGCGAGGCCATGGGGTCCTGGAACACCACCTGCAGGTCGCGGCGCATCTCGCGCCGCTCCACGTTCTTCAGCTGCCCGGTGTCGCGGCCCAGCACGACGACGCGCCCCTCGGTGGGCGCCTTGAGGTTCAGCACCTCGAGCAGCGTCGAGGACTTGCCGCAACCGGACTCGCCGACCAGGCCGAGCGTCTCGCCCTCCTTGATCTCGAGGTCGATCCCGTCGACGGCGTGCACGGTGCCGATCCGCCGGCGGTAGATCGCGCCCTTCATCAGCGGGTAGTGCCGCTTCATGCCCTCGAGCTGCAGCACCGTGGAGCGCTCCTCGCGCGGCAGCCGCTCCAGCGGCGAGTGCGCCGGGGCGGGGGTCGGGAAGATGTCGTCGTAGCCGAGGTCGCCGGCGGCCACCTTGCCGACGTGGATGCAGGCGGCGACGTGGGCCGGGTGCCCCGCCGGGACGAGCGGCGGCTCGACCTCCCGGCACTCCGGGGTCGACAGCGGGCAGCGGGGCTCGAAGGGGCAGCCCGGGGGCAGGTTGACCACCGAGGGCGGGTTCCCCTCGAGCGTGGCGAGCGCCTTCTTCTCGGTGGCGTCCAGCCGGGGCACCGCCCCCAGCAGGCCGATGGTGTAGGGCATCCGCGGGCGGTAGAAGATGTCGTCGACGCTGCCCTGCTCGACGGGGCGGCCGGCGTACATGACCGTGACCTGGTCGGCGATGCCGGCGACCACCCCGAGGTCGTGGGTGATCATGATCATGGCCGCGCCGGTCTCGCGCTGGGCCTTCTTGAGCACCTCCAGCACCTGCGCCTGGATGGTGACGTCGAGGGCGGTCGTCGGCTCGTCGGCGATGATGACGTCGGGGTCGTTCGCGATCGACATGGCGATCATCGCCCGCTGCCGCATGCCGCCCGAGAACTCGTGCGGGAACGACTTGACGCGCACCTGCGGGTTGGGGATGCCGACCAGGTCCAGCAGGTCGACGGCGCGCTGGGTGGCGGCCGCCCGCGAGAGGTCGTGGTGGGTCTGGATCGCCTCGACGATCTGGTCCCCGATCGTGTACACCGGCGTGAGCGCCGACAGCGGGTCCTGGAAGATCATCGCCAGCGACTCACCACGCAGCCGGGACATCTTCTCGTCGCTGCGGCCCAGCAGCTCGTCGCCGTGCAGCGTGACCGAGCCGCTGATCTTCGCGCTGGCCGGGTGCAGCCCCATGATCGCCATCGAGGTCACGGACTTGCCCGAGCCGGACTCGCCGACGATGGCCATCGTCTCGCCGGCGGCCAGGTCGAAGCTGAGGCCGCGGACGGCCTGCACGGGCCCGGCCTCGCTCGGGAAGGTGACGTGCAGGTCCTGCACGCTCAAGACGGTGCCGGACGACGTCCGGCGGACCTTGCCCGGGCCGGCGGGCGTTGTGGTGGTGCTCATCGGGCGGATCCTCCGGAGGCCGAGTTGGGGTCGAGTGCGTCGCGCAGGCCGTCACCGACGGCGTTGACGCACAGCACGAGGGCGACGACGGCGATCGCCGGGCTGACGAACAGCCACGGGAAGCTGTTCACCTGGCGGGCACCCTCGCCGAGCAGCGTGCCCAGCGAGGTGTCGGGCGGCTGCACGCCGAAACCGAAGAACGACAGCCCGGTCTCGGCGAGGATCGCGGAGCTCACGTTGAGCGTCGCGTCGATGATCAGCAGGGACGAGATGTTGGGCAGCACGTGCCGGACGATCGTCTTGGGTGCGGACAGGCCCATGAAGCGGGCGGCCTGCACGTACTCGCGCTCCTTGATCGACATGCTCAGGCTGCGGACCACGCGGGAGGCGAGCATCCACCCGAAGGCGGCCAGCAGGACCACGAGCAGCAGCCAGGAGTTGGGCCCCTTCGGGCCGCTCGTGGTCAGCACCGCGATCAGCAGGAACGAGGGGACCACGAGCAGCAGGTCCACCACCCAGAGCGCGACCCGCTCGAACCAGCCGCCGAAGTAGGCCGCGAACGAGCCGACGATCGCGGCGATGCCGGTGGACAGGATGGCGACCAGGAAGCCGATCAGCAGCGACTTGCGCAACCCGCGGAGGGTGAGCGCCAACATGTCGCGGCCGCTCTGGGTGCTGCCCAGCGGGTGCCGGTCGCTGGGGGGCTTGAGGTAGGCCTGCCGGTCGATCTCGTCGTAGGCCCAGTTGGACAGGTAGGGACCCAGCAGGGCGACGGCCACGAAGACCACGAGCAGCACGAGCCCGACGACGGCGCTCTTGTTGCGCAGGAAGCGGCGCACCACCAGCCGGTTGCGCGAGATCCGCCTGCCGCCGTCCTCCGCGGTCGGCGGCGGGTTGCCGATCGGGTGCTCGTCGGCGAGCTCGAGAAGGTTCTGGCCCATCCGGATCTCCTAGCTGAGGCGCACGCGCGGGTCGAGGATGGCCACGGCGATGTCGGACAGGACGGCACCGACCAGCACGCAGGCGCCGCTGAAGGCGACCACGGCCACGGTGCCGTTGACGTCCTGGCCCGTGATGGTGGAGACGCCGTACTCGCCCATGCCGTGGAAGGCGAAGATGATCTCCATGAAGGTGGCGCCCGTGAACAGGGTCGCGATGCTGAATGCGAAGTAGGTCCCGGTGGGGATCAGCGACGTGCGCAGCGCGTGCTTCATCACCGCCCGGGAGCGCCGGAGGCCCTTGGCCCTGGCCGTGCGGACGAAGTCCGAGCCCAGGGCGTCGAGCATGAGGTTGCGCTGGATGCGGCTGAAGAAGGCCGCGTTGATCAGCGTCAGGGCGATCGTCGGCAGGATGAGGTGCTGGGCCCGGTCGACGAACGCCGCGCCCACGTAGTCGCCGCGGTCGCCGGTCTCGCCGATGAACTCGAACAGCCGCAGCCCGGTGCCGTTGTTGACCTTGGT
The window above is part of the Friedmanniella luteola genome. Proteins encoded here:
- a CDS encoding ABC transporter family substrate-binding protein; the encoded protein is MKSRKIFAGPLLLGAFALAACGSGSSNDPATDSSDQPSIAPVTAQDINVQDRANLAQGGELRLAVSDLGTNWNPLQIDGNNNELTGIRNTFLPNFFNFDAKGAYTPNAPFVTSADVVSDDPTTINLKLNPKAVWGDGSAIDVDDIKATWEACNGKDKSFRCASTDGFDKIASVTSGADKFDVTVTFSQAYPDWASPLSLTLKAESVKDAKTFNDGWTELDNDWLAGPYKVDAEDKTQKTVSVVPNDKWWGDKPLLDKITWRTVATDATPNAFVNGEIDAFDIGPDPNGFQLASGVADGAVRKAAGPNWRHITFNSKAGVLKDEKVRQALVKGLDRAAIGASDLAGIDWPVTQLNNGIILSNQQGYVDLGQKTGIDYNVEQAKSDLEGLGWVAGSDGIREKDGKKLTVKFSALDGVPASQNEALQTQNQLKEIGVKVDIVNVPADEFNTTLSSHSFELIAFTWIGTPFPFANINQLYGTGSESNYQQVSLPETDKLITEISKETDPAARIDLANQVAEQLWTSVGIVPLYQRPELIATKAKLANYGAFGLSSPQWENIGFQK
- a CDS encoding dipeptide ABC transporter ATP-binding protein gives rise to the protein MSTTTTPAGPGKVRRTSSGTVLSVQDLHVTFPSEAGPVQAVRGLSFDLAAGETMAIVGESGSGKSVTSMAIMGLHPASAKISGSVTLHGDELLGRSDEKMSRLRGESLAMIFQDPLSALTPVYTIGDQIVEAIQTHHDLSRAAATQRAVDLLDLVGIPNPQVRVKSFPHEFSGGMRQRAMIAMSIANDPDVIIADEPTTALDVTIQAQVLEVLKKAQRETGAAMIMITHDLGVVAGIADQVTVMYAGRPVEQGSVDDIFYRPRMPYTIGLLGAVPRLDATEKKALATLEGNPPSVVNLPPGCPFEPRCPLSTPECREVEPPLVPAGHPAHVAACIHVGKVAAGDLGYDDIFPTPAPAHSPLERLPREERSTVLQLEGMKRHYPLMKGAIYRRRIGTVHAVDGIDLEIKEGETLGLVGESGCGKSSTLLEVLNLKAPTEGRVVVLGRDTGQLKNVERREMRRDLQVVFQDPMASLDPRMPVFDLIAEPMGVFGVGKAEIERRVRELLGLVGLEPSHANRYPGQFSGGQRQRIGIARALALEPKLIVLDEPVSALDVSIQAGVINLLDELKAKLSLSYLFVAHDLAVIRHIADRVAVMYLGKIVEIGEVDDVYDHPTHPYTQALLSAIPIPDPHAERSRRRIILTGDLPSPANPPSGCRFRTRCQRFATLGETERSRCVEVVPELYQIGRPDHTSACHYNEEVRVVQPVTAPAAPDGGAR
- a CDS encoding ABC transporter permease, which translates into the protein MGQNLLELADEHPIGNPPPTAEDGGRRISRNRLVVRRFLRNKSAVVGLVLLVVFVAVALLGPYLSNWAYDEIDRQAYLKPPSDRHPLGSTQSGRDMLALTLRGLRKSLLIGFLVAILSTGIAAIVGSFAAYFGGWFERVALWVVDLLLVVPSFLLIAVLTTSGPKGPNSWLLLVVLLAAFGWMLASRVVRSLSMSIKEREYVQAARFMGLSAPKTIVRHVLPNISSLLIIDATLNVSSAILAETGLSFFGFGVQPPDTSLGTLLGEGARQVNSFPWLFVSPAIAVVALVLCVNAVGDGLRDALDPNSASGGSAR
- a CDS encoding ABC transporter permease, which gives rise to MGSYVARRLLNYVVLLFIAVSLSYLLAASQLQPRRLYELVNPPLDPVSVESNLRLRNLSDQVPLLERYWVWLKGVVLHWDWGEAPKGGEVVDEVGRRIWVSIRLITLGSLLGTLVGVLLGAWTATRQYKPSDRISTAASLFILSVPSFVIASALQVVATKVNNGTGLRLFEFIGETGDRGDYVGAAFVDRAQHLILPTIALTLINAAFFSRIQRNLMLDALGSDFVRTARAKGLRRSRAVMKHALRTSLIPTGTYFAFSIATLFTGATFMEIIFAFHGMGEYGVSTITGQDVNGTVAVVAFSGACVLVGAVLSDIAVAILDPRVRLS